Part of the Fundidesulfovibrio terrae genome is shown below.
GGAGCGGAGCTCGGGCCTGGCCTTGGCGGGCGGAGCGAGCGATTCGGCCAGGGCGTCGACCAGACGCTCGTTGTCGTCCTCGCGGCGCACGGCCACCCGGAAGAAGCGCTGGTCCAGCCCGGCGTAGTTGGAGCAGTCCCGGATGGCGATACGCTTTTCCAGCAGCGCCGCGCGCAGTGCCGGAACCTCGGGCGCGTCCAGGCGGCAGAGCAGGTAGTTGGCCGCTCCGGGATAGACCGTGAGCCCGGGCAGGGCTTCGAGCGCGCGAGACAGCGCCTCTCGCAGGCGTCCCGCCTCGGCCCGGGAGCGGGCCTCGAAATCGCAGTCCTGCACGGCGCGCACCCCCACGGCCTGGGCCAGGGTGTTCACGGACCAGGGCGCGATACGCTCCTTCACGGCCTCGGCCAGGGCTTCGCCTGCGCAGGCAAGGCCCAGCCTGAGCCCCGGGATGGCGAACATCTTGGTGAGCGAGAGGAGCACGGCCACGTTGTCCGGCCTCTCCCGCATAAGCGATTCGAAGCCCTCCACGAAGGAGCCGAAGGCTTCGTCCGCCACGAAAAGGCACTCAGGATGGGCTGCGGCCAGCTCGCGCACCACGGCGGCGTCCACGTCCAGGCCCGTGGGATTGTTGGGCCGGGCCAGGAACACGGCGGCCGGTCCGGGCAGGGCCTTGAGGGCGCGCGAGAGGGCTTCCGGGTCCAGGACGAAACCACCAGATTCGGCCAGGGGCAGGCGCACCACGTCCATGTCCGCCCGGCGGCAGGCGGTCTGGTAGTCATAGTAGGAGGGAACCGGGACCACGGCCCTGGCGTGGCCGCAGGAGCGGGCCATGGCGAAGAGCAGCTCGCTCGTCCCGTTGCCCGCCAGCAGCGTGGCCGGGTCCACGCCGTGGCGCCCGGCCGCCGCGTCGATGAGCGCCCGGCAGTGAGGGTCGGGGTAGTGCACCAGCTCGGACACCGACGCGCTGATCACCGGGCGCAGCCACTCGGGCGGCCCCAGCGGGTTGATGTTGGCCGAGAAGTCGAGGATCTCGGACGGGTCGCAGCCGAGGGTTTCGGCCATGCCGCGCACGTCGCCGCCGTGGGGGAAGAACCTCATGCCCGGGCCGCTCCCTCGACCGCTCCCACAGCCTCTGGTCCGGCCAGTCCCCAGGCCAGGGACGCGGCCTGCATGGCCGCCTTGACCTCGGGTTCGCCCAGGCGGCGGGTCAGGGCCACCAGGCTGATGGGAATGCCGAGCGCCCCTCCCGGCCACACGGCCAGCTCGTCGCCCAGCAGCTCCGAGCGGGCGAAATCCTCGCGCAGAAGCGACAGCCCGCGCCCCGAGGCCACCAAGGCGCGGATGGTGTGCTCGTCGTTGATGACGGCCGCGGTTTTGGGCCTGCCGCCCTCTTCGGCCAGGAGCTTTTCGGCCAGGGCCACGAAGGGACAGCTCTCGTTGAACCAAACCCAGGGCATGGCGGCCAGGTCGCGCACGGTGGCCGTTTCGAGTTTCTCCCGCCATGCGGCCGGGCCCACCACCCGAACCGAGGCCATACCCAGGGGCAGGGCCGTCAGCTGGGGGTCGCTGGAGAAGTCGCCATAGGCGAAGCCCGCGTGCATGGCCCCGTCCTTGAGACCCCGGGCCACCTCGTAGGAGTCGCGGCAGTCCACGTGCACCAGTGCCTCGGGATGTTCGTCGGAGAGCGCCGCCAGGATGCGCGGGAGGCGCAGGTACTGCGGGTCGGTGTTGCGGGTGAGCACGATGTCTCCCCGAACGCCTTCGCGCATGGCCCGGGCCTGCTCCATGATCCCTTGGGCGCAGCTGAGCGCCTCGCGCGCGGTGCAGGTCAGCCGCGTGCCGCTGTCGGTCAGGTCCATGCCCCGGGCGGTGCGGGTGAAGAGGCTCACGCCAAGCTCCTCTTCGAGGGACTTCACGTGGGCGCTCACGGCCGGTTGCGACAGGTGCAGGCGCTCGGCCGCGCGCGAGAGGTTGCCCTCCTCGGCCACGGCCACGAACGTGCGCAGGTGGTAGAGTTCCATGGTCTTCACGAATCCTTGGGGCAGCATTCAGGCATTGCGATTGGATCGCCCGCCCAGGGGTCTGGTATCCGGTCGTCATGTCCCTTGACCAGCAAATCCTCGGCGATGGCGCCCAGAGTCTTCACGGCCCCGGTCAGCTCCGGCCCCGGGAGGACGCAGCAACTCAGGCGCACGAAGCTTTTGAAACACCCCTGGGAGGAGAAGATCGCCCCCGGGGCCACGCTTACGCCGTGCTCGAGCGCCCGGTGCATGAACTGAGCGCCGTCGGCTCCGCCCGGCAGCTGCACCCACATCACGGAGCCGCCTTCCGGGCGCGAGGCCCTGGTGCCGGGTGGAAAATAGCGTCCCACCAGGGCGTGCATGTTCTCCATCAAGGACTTCACGGCCGGGCGCAGGCGCTTCAGGTGGCGGTGGTAGGCCCCGGACCCCAGGTACTGGGCCACGGCCATCTGGGTGGGCGTTGCCGTGGCCACGCTCATGGTGGCCTTGAGCTCCAGGGCGGTGTTCATGAAACGCCCCGGCAACAGCCAGCCCACCCGGTAGCCGGGGGCCAGGGTCTTGGAGAAGGAGGAACAGGTCAGCACCAGCCCGTTCTCGTCGAAGGCCTTGCAGCAGCGGGGGCGCACCGGGCCGTAGTGGATGTCGCCGTAGACGTCGTCCTCGATGAGCGGAATGCCGCGCCGGGCCAGGATGGAAACGATCTCGGCCTTGGCCTCGTCCGGAGTGAGCGCGCCGTCGGGATTGTTGAAATTGGGGGTGAGCACGCAGGCCTCCACCCGGAAACGCTCGACCACCTGGGCGAGTTCCGAGGGGCGCACGCCCTCGCCCGGGCGCGAGGGGATCTCGATGACCCGAAGGCCCAGGTTCTCGAGCAGCTGCAGGAAGCAATAGTAGGTGGGCGAGGCGATGACCACGGTGTCTCCAGCGCGGGTCACGCAGCGCAGGGCGATGTGCAGGGCCTCCATGGCCCCGCTGGTCACCAGGGTGTCCGAGGCCGTGCAGTCGGTCCCGGCCTCCATGACCCTGAGCGCGATCTGCCGGCGCAGGGGCTCGAAGCCCTCCACCGGCCCGTAGAAGCCCACCCGGTCGCCCTCGTCGCGCAGCACCTGGCCCATGATGCGCGACAGCTGCGCAAGCGGCAGCAGGTTCTCGTCGGTGCGGGCGACTCCCAGCGGCAGCATGTCCCGGCGGGCCATGCTGGCCAGCACCGTGCGGATGATGGCCGAACGGTTGAGCGTTTCCGGGATCTCGCCGGGGCAGTCCTTGATGCCGGGAGGCGGCAGGGGATTGCGTCTGGCGCACACGAAAAAGCCCGACTTGGGCCTGGCCTCCATGACCCCCTCGCTCTCCAGCTGACCGTAGGCCAGGGCCACCGTGGACAGGCTCACCCGCATGCGCGCCGCCAGGCGGCGCAGCGACGGGGCCTTGTCGCCGGGCTTGAGCGTCCCGGATTCGATCATCTCGAGCACGTTTTTACGCACGGATTCGTAACGGAAGGCCTCTGCGGACATGGTTTTCACACTCTGTACCGGTCGAATTTTGTTTTGGCTGTATCTGTATCGATAACAGATTTCGTGGCGTAAGCAAAGCACGAAGAGCGCAGGAGGACCTCATGGCACCTGAAATGACGCCCAGAACCTGGCCCGCCGAGAGCCGGGGCATGGCGGACGACATGTTGGAGGGGACGCGCCTGGCCAGGCGCGCGGCGGGTTTCATCAGAAGGCTGTTGGCCGGGATGGCCCCCAGGGGCCGCGTGCGGGTGAACCTGCTCCCGGGGCAGGCCGTGTCCCTGGACGGGCCCGACAGGGCATTGGTCGAATGCCTGGAAGGAGCGGTGTGGGCCACTTGCCCGACGGACGGGCGGGACCTGCGGATCAGGGCGGGAGAATCGGTCTCGTTCGCGTGGCCGGGACAGGTGGTGCTGGCGGCGGCAAACCGGCCCGCGCGGGTGGTGCTGCG
Proteins encoded:
- a CDS encoding LysR family transcriptional regulator; translation: MELYHLRTFVAVAEEGNLSRAAERLHLSQPAVSAHVKSLEEELGVSLFTRTARGMDLTDSGTRLTCTAREALSCAQGIMEQARAMREGVRGDIVLTRNTDPQYLRLPRILAALSDEHPEALVHVDCRDSYEVARGLKDGAMHAGFAYGDFSSDPQLTALPLGMASVRVVGPAAWREKLETATVRDLAAMPWVWFNESCPFVALAEKLLAEEGGRPKTAAVINDEHTIRALVASGRGLSLLREDFARSELLGDELAVWPGGALGIPISLVALTRRLGEPEVKAAMQAASLAWGLAGPEAVGAVEGAARA
- a CDS encoding PLP-dependent aminotransferase family protein, with the protein product MSAEAFRYESVRKNVLEMIESGTLKPGDKAPSLRRLAARMRVSLSTVALAYGQLESEGVMEARPKSGFFVCARRNPLPPPGIKDCPGEIPETLNRSAIIRTVLASMARRDMLPLGVARTDENLLPLAQLSRIMGQVLRDEGDRVGFYGPVEGFEPLRRQIALRVMEAGTDCTASDTLVTSGAMEALHIALRCVTRAGDTVVIASPTYYCFLQLLENLGLRVIEIPSRPGEGVRPSELAQVVERFRVEACVLTPNFNNPDGALTPDEAKAEIVSILARRGIPLIEDDVYGDIHYGPVRPRCCKAFDENGLVLTCSSFSKTLAPGYRVGWLLPGRFMNTALELKATMSVATATPTQMAVAQYLGSGAYHRHLKRLRPAVKSLMENMHALVGRYFPPGTRASRPEGGSVMWVQLPGGADGAQFMHRALEHGVSVAPGAIFSSQGCFKSFVRLSCCVLPGPELTGAVKTLGAIAEDLLVKGHDDRIPDPWAGDPIAMPECCPKDS
- a CDS encoding DUF2917 domain-containing protein, with amino-acid sequence MAPEMTPRTWPAESRGMADDMLEGTRLARRAAGFIRRLLAGMAPRGRVRVNLLPGQAVSLDGPDRALVECLEGAVWATCPTDGRDLRIRAGESVSFAWPGQVVLAAANRPARVVLRWR